TTGCGTTCAGTTTCATAAAGTTTGATTTTTAAATCTAAGTTTGAATTAAGTTTGGAGCGTAAGATATTATAAATCACGACAGCAATATTTTCAGCACTCGGATTTATGTCTTTAAACTCTGGAATCTCTAAGTTGAGATTTTTGTGGTCGAATCGGTCTGCAATATGCTCTTTTATCAAATCACTAAGCCATTTCATATCTACAACATAACCCGTTTCTGGGTCTATCTCACCTGTTACTTGCACGATAAGATTGTAATTATGACCGTGATAATATTCATTGTTGCATTTG
Above is a genomic segment from Bernardetia sp. containing:
- a CDS encoding 6-pyruvoyl trahydropterin synthase family protein; this encodes MRVSVFRKEHFNAAHRLNNPKWSAEKNQEIFGKCNNEYYHGHNYNLIVQVTGEIDPETGYVVDMKWLSDLIKEHIADRFDHKNLNLEIPEFKDINPSAENIAVVIYNILRSKLNSNLDLKIKLYETERNFVECPA